Part of the Psychromonas sp. psych-6C06 genome, CCATGATGAGCATGCGCATGAATCACATGGGCACGACCATGATAAACATGAAGCCGATGCACATGAATCACATGGGCACGATCATGATGAACATGAAGCCGACGAGCATGCGCATGAATCACATGGGCACGATCATGATGAACATGAAGCCGACGAGCATGCGCATGAATCACATGGACACGACCATGATAAACATGAAGCTGATGTGCATGAATCACATGAGCACGACCATGATGTACATGAAACCGAGAAGCATGAATCACATGGGCACGACCATGATGAACATGAAGCTGATGCGCATGAATCACATGGACACGACCATGATGAACATGAAGCTGATGTGCATGAATCACATGAGCACGACCATGATGTACATGAAACCGAGAAGCATGAATCACATGGGCACGACCATGATGAACATGAAGCCGACGAGCATGCGCACGAATCACATGGGCACGGCCATGAAGAACATGAAGCCGATAACCATGAAGGACATGATCATGGTGCAGAAGAACAATTTAGTTCACAAACGGCACAAGCGTTAATTAATGTCAGTAAAATTGCACTGTATAGTGCTCCTATGCTGTTATTCGCATATTTTTTAAGTGCGTTAATGCATTACTTTAAACCTAAATTTTCTATTATGCCGATGCAAGGCAGTCAAGCTTTCCTTAAAGACAGCTTAAAAGGTGTCGCTTATGGTTTACCGTTACCTGTGTGTTCACCAAGTGCGAGTAAAATGCATCAACAGCTATTAGGATTAGGGGCAAACCAAACCTTTGCAACTGCCTTTCTAATTGCAACACCTATTTTGGGTTTCGATGCATTGCTTATCTCATTGCCTTTATTAGGTGAACAGATGTTATTGTTGCGCCTTGCACTAGCGATTATTTTTGCAGTAGCTGTTGCTTGGTTACTAGGGCGTCACTTTAAAACACCAATCTCTTCAATTGCTGCACATAGTTGCCAAGGTGGTCAACCCTCGTCGCGATTTATTAGTGCGATAAAACAAGGGTATCAACACCAACTTGATCATACCGCTCCATGGGTTTTATTAGGCTGGGCGGTCGCAGCGACACTCTCTACGCTACCTGCATGGTCATTTTTCGATCAGGCATTATGGTTACAAGTATTAGTGATGATTGTTATTGCTTTCCCATTTGCGCTCTGTGCAACGGGTATTACGCCAGTGATCGCCATTTTATTAATGGCGGGACTCTCACCGGGCGCTGCAATTGCCTTCTTTTTGATCGCGCCAACTATTAGCCTTGAGCTACTTAAGACACTTAAAAAGCAACAGGGCTTCTTTGCTGCCATGAGTTTGGCGCTATTGATGACAGTCGGTGCTTTCCTAACGGGCTTATTACTGAATCAATTTATCGAAGTCTTCTCACCTTCATGGATTGAGCATAGCATTGCAGATTACAGTCTCTGGCAAATGATCAGTTTAGCGATTATTTTAGTACTATATTTCAGCTCACTATTACGTCGTGGTGCACGTAGCTTTATTGCTGAATTAGTTCCTAAAAGCTTTTTAAAACCTCATCAACATTAGTAAGCTACTGCGATGTTACCTGACCAATGAATTAGGGACGGTGACATCTGCAAATATATTTTGGCCGCTAATAGTAAATGAAATAAATAGCTTCTTTTAACCAGTAAGATTGCTCAGTTATTTAGTGGATTTGGTATTATTTCTGCGTTGATATTTTTACACGTGGAACAACTGGTTACGTAGAGTTTTTCTTCATATTTTTCTGCTTATCGAAATCTTGTGATAGCGTTTGACCCACCGTATTTTGCGGTGTTGTCACAGGCAGTTGGAAAGTAGAGAAGGGAGATCTATTTTACGATATGGATATGGGGTTGGCATTACTGTTTAAAAGCGAATAATACTCTAACCCCTCATTGTTTAAGCGAAGCGTTTGCTTAAATACTCACTGATTGCTGATGATTCATACATCCAAGTAACTTGCTCTGCTTCTTCGATACGCAGGCAGGGAACTTGTACTTTTCCACCCAGTGATTTAAGCTGTTGTTTATTCTCCTCAAGTTTTGCATCAACGGTTTTAATATTTAGCCCATGACGACGTATATCTCTGCGTACTTTCACACAAAAAGGGCACGCCTGGTATTGGTAAAGCTGTAACGAGCTTGTTTGTGCATCGATAGCTGCTTGAGCAGAAGCTTCTCGTTTTAACTTTTTAGGGCTAAAAATAAAATTTAATAATAAAATGATACGGCCTAAAACCCAGCGAATAATAAACATCTGAACTCTCTTTGTAATTGTTATAAAATTGCTGCGCAGTTTAACGGAAGCGTGTCCAACACTCAATTATTCCCTAAAAAGAGTTAATCATGAATCAAATAGAAAGTCCCTGTGTTCGAGATTGTTGTTTAAATGAAAATGATATCTGTATGGGCTGCTTACGTAGTTTAGAGGAGATAAAAGCTTGGGGCCAAGCGAGTGATGTCAGAAAAACAGAGATTGTTGAAGCCATAAAGTTTCGAAAAGGCGTTGAATTGAAAGAGGTTTAATGTTCTCGACTCTATAGCGTGCTTGCTTCTTCGTTAATATCAGCACAGTGGATCTTGAGTCGCATTTTATCCTGACGTTCATGCGTGCTTGCTAGTTGGCAGTGTTGATTTTGTGGTTGTGTGCTGACCTGAATAATTAATTGTTCTGGTGTTGCTGAATATGCCATGAAAGTAAAACGATCAAGTTCGCCAAGGTTTAGATGAAAGTTTTCGATATTAAGTACCAATTTTCCTTCCAAGCCTGTAACTTTTCCATGTATTTGAATGGGTTGCGTAAATTTTTCGTTGTCATATTTTACCCAGCACCAAATACTGAACAGTGAGATGATCATTGTATAAGTGATGTATTTTATTTTAAAAGTCATGTAAATCCTACTCACCATTTTTCAGTATAAGTTGATGCAATTAGCTGTTTTTTGACGCTTATAGCACAGCTAACTTAAGCAATTATTTAATAAAACCTTCTTTTTAGAGCTCTTAATAGCAGTGGTAATAGTGCAATACCACCAATGAATATGATCAGCGCTTGTATTATATTCCCACTAGCAATCAGAAACAGTGCACAAGAGGTTAGGGATAACAGTAAACAGGTTGTAATTATTATCAGCATCTCATCTCACTGAACGAATAGAGACTTATACTATTGATAATAGGAGAATCAGTATCATTTTATAACTACCTGCTAGGGTAGTTTTTGAGAAAAAGAGAGGTGTTTTTGCACTTCCTCTAATTGGAATTGGTTAAATACTAAAATGCCATTGTTGCGTAGCAATTGAGTAGTGATGCCTTGGCCCTCAATAAGTGTATTTGAAAACTCCCCATTATAGATATTTGAGCTACCGCAAGAGGGGCTACGTTCTGTCAAAATAGCTATTTTAATTCCATGTTTTAATGCTATCGCGAGGGTTTTTTGTGCTCCTCTGTGAAAGGCTTCGCTGACATCTTCTTGTTGTACAGTTTGGATTGTACCATTGGTCATTATTTCTGCGGGCGCTCGTGGTGTTGGTAGTCCTCCAATGACCTCTGGGCAAACAGGTAAAACGATATCTTCATTGATCCACTGTTGAAGTAATGTGTGCTCAAGTTTATTGAGCTTAGCGTCATAACGGACGCGTTCTCCAAAAAGGCATGCGCTTATCAATAGCTGGTAATTTTCTTTTTTCATTTTGTTATCCATGTGTTCATAAATAGTGATCATTTATAATTGAGGTTGTTGCCAATATGTTAATTAACCTTGTTTACAACAAGGTTTTGTTATGGTTTTGTTATAAAAATTTAATCAATTTCACTGCTTTTGTTATTAAACTGTAATGCTAATTGATGCTTATCAAGTTATGCCCTGAATATGTCAGTACTCTAACCCTCATTAAATAATGTAGCTAAGTAGTTAATATATCTCGAGGGTGTTATGAGTAAACAAAAATTAGTAATTATTGGTAATGGAATGGTTGGCCATCGATTTATTGAGGATTTTGTAGAAAAAGCCGATTTAGATCAGTTTGAAATTACTGCTTTTTGTGAAGAGCCTCGTGTTGCTTATGACCGAGTACATCTCTCTTCATACTTTTCGCATCATACTGCAGATGAGCTTTCTTTAGTCAAAGAGGGCTTCTACGAAAAACATAATATTAACGTGTTAATCGGTGAACGTGCGTTAACTATTAATCGCCAAGAAAAAGTGATTCACTCACAAACTGGTCGTGCTGTTTTTTACGATAAGTTAGTGATGGCAACTGGCTCTTACCCATGGGTTCCTTCGATCAAGGGCAATGAAAGTAAAGACTGTTTTGTCTACCGCACCATTGAAGATTTGAATGCCATTGAGAACACTGCACGTCGTAGTAAAAATGGTGTAGTTGTCGGTGGTGGTTTGCTTGGATTAGAAGCTGCGGGTGCGTTAAAGGCGCTTGGTGTTGAAACACATGTTATTGAATTTGCACCGGTATTAATGGCTGAGCAATTAGACCAGCAGGGTGGTCAAATGCTTCGTAACAAAATAGAAAGCATTGGTGTTAATGTCCATACAGGTAAAAATACTCAAGAGATTGTGGTTGGTGGTGAAAGCGCACGTAATACCATGAAGTTTGCTGATGGGACGCAACTGGAAGTCGATTTCATTGTTTTCTCAACCGGTATTCGTCCTCAAGATAAACTGGCAAAACAGTGTGGTTTAGCAACAGGGCGTCGTGGTGGCATTACCATTGATAATAACTGTTTAACGACTGATCCGGATATTTATGCGATTGGTGAATGTGCTTCGTGGAATGAACAGTTCTTCGGTCTTGTGGCGCCCGGCTACAACATGGCTAAAGTCGCTGTCGATAATATTTTAGGGCGTGACAATGAGTTCACTGGCGCAGATATGAGCGCAAAGCTGAAATTGTTGGGTGTGGATGTGGGCAGTATTGGTGATGCAAATGGCCGTACACCAAAATGTAAGAGTTATGTCTATTTAGATGAAAACCATTCTGTCTATAAACGCATCGTTGTCTCTGAAGATGGTAAGCATCTGCTAGGAGCCGTGTTAGTTGGTGATACAGAGAGCTACAGCGATCTATTACAATATAAATTAAACGATATTGAGTTACCCAAACATCCTGACTCTTTGATTCTTCCCTCTCATGCTGGTGGCGAGAAAGTGGGCTTAGGGGTAGATGCTTTACCAGAAACTGCGCAAGTCTGTTCATGTTTTGATGTTAAGAAATCAGATATCGCTGAGGCGGTGGCGGCTGGCCATACGACTATTGGGGCGATTAAGTCTGAAACCGGAGCGGGTACTGGGTGTGGTGGCTGTGTTCCACTGATCACGCAAGTGCTTAATGCTGAACTCAAAAAGCAAGGTATGGAAGTTAAAAATCATCTTTGTGAGCATTTCGAATATTCTCGTCAAGAGCTGTTCCACTTAATTCGTATAGAAGAGATCAAAACCTTTAAAGATCTTTTAGCTAAATATGGCAAAGGCTATGGTTGTGAAGTTTGTAAGCCGACGATCGGGTCTATTTTAGCGTCTTGCTGGGGTGAGCATATCCTCACTAAAGAACATAACGGCCTTCAAGATACCAACGATATCTTCCTTGGTAACATGCAAAAAGATGGTACTTATTCTGTTATTCCACGTATGGCGGGTGGTGAAGTAACGCCGAAAGGTTTAGCCGCTGTAGCGAGTGTCGCTGAGCAATACACGCTTTACACTAAAATCACTGGCGCGCAGCGTATTGGTCTATTTGGTGCGCATAAATCAGATCTCCCCGATATCTGGAAGCAACTCTTAGATGCTGGCTTTGAAACCGGTCAGGCTTATGCTAAAGCACTGCGTATGGTAAAAACCTGTGTTGGTAGTACATGGTGTCGTTTTGGTGTGCAAGACAGTGTGGGCCTTGGCGTTGAACTTGAGAATCGTTACAAAGGCTTACGTACACCACATAAAATGAAATTTGGTGTTTCTGGTTGTACTCGAGAATGTGCTGAAGCACAGGGGAAAGATGTCGGTATTATTGCTACCGATGCAGGCTGGAACTTATATGTGTGTGGTAATGGTGGTATGAAACCTCAACATGCTTCATTACTGGCTTCTGATTTAGATAAAGAAACGCTGATTAAATACTTGGATCGTTTCATGATGTTCTATGTGCGCACTGCCGATAAATTAACACGGACTTCAGTGTGGTTGCAAAACCTTGAAGGAGGTATTGAATATCTACAACAAGTTGTGATGGAAGATAAGTTAGGTATTAATGCACAACTTGAAAAAGAGATGGCTGAATCTATTGAAAATTATCACTGTGAATGGGCAACGACGCTTAATGATGAGCAACAATTACAACGCTTTACACATTTCATTAACAGCGATGCACAGGATGATAATGTCGTATTTACCCCTGAACGCGGTCAAAAACGTCCCGCCTTTTTAACTGAAAAAGCACCCATCTATAAAATTGATTTGGAGGAAGCGTAATGAGTAAGTGGATTAAAGTGTGTGAATTAAAGGATATCTTTCCTTCTACCGGGGTATGTGCATTAGTTGATGGTAAACAAGTGGCTATTTTCCGTCCAAGTGATGAAGAGCAAGTATACGCGATTAATAATATGGATCCCTTTGCACGAGCAAACGTGTTATCACGGGGGGTTATTTGTGAACATCAAGAGCAACTCTGGGTGGCTTCTCCTTTGAAAAAGCAGCGTTTCAATTTAGTGGATGGCTCATGTTTAGAAAACAGCGAAGTCTCTATTGAAGCTTACCAAGCGCGTGTGGCTAATGGCCATATCGAAGTGAAGCTGTAATTTATCATTCTATTCATTTTTATAACCCTATTTGTCGCGCATTATGCACTAGATAAATAGGGACTAATTTATTATTTAACTTATAGGGACGTAACTATGTCTTACAACAAACCAGCCGATTTTGTACAAACCATGATAGATGTTGGCGAAGCTAAAACTAAAACTGGCACGCGCGACCTCATCCTACGTGGAACAATGGCTGGTGTTATTTTATCACTGGCGGTTGTGGTGGCTATCACCGCTATCACTCAAACAGGAAGTGGTCTTGTTGGGGCATTGGTGTTCCCGGTTGGTTTTTGCATTTTAAGCTTGATGGGTTATGACTTGGTGACAGGTGTTTTTGGTTTAGCGCCACTCGCTAAATTTGATAATCGTCCAGGCATTACATGGGGACGTGTTTTTCGTTGTTGGGGACTTGTCGGTCTAGGTAACTTAATCGGCTCATTGATTGTCGCTTATATGGTTGCTGTTTCTCTGACGATGAACTTTTCGATTGACCCGAATGCCGTTGCACAAAAATTTATCGCCGTTTCAACTGCCCGCACTGTCGGCTTTGAAAATTTAGGTGCGGATGGTTGGATCACTTGTTTTGTACGAGCAATTTTCTGTAACTTAATGGTTTGTTTAGGGGTGATTGGTGGCATGACATCACGCTCAGTCGCAGGTAAAGTTGTTGCAATGTGGTTACCAATTTTTATCTTCTTTGTGTTAGTTTTCGAACATACGGTTGTAAACATGTTCCTTTTCCCACTTGGAATGATTTTAGGCGCGGATTTTGGTATTGCGACATGGTTAAACTTTAACTTAATTCCAACTATCTTAGGTAATATTGTTGGTGGTTTACTATTTACGTGTATTCCACTTTACTTAACACATGCAAAAACGTCGGCTTCGTTAGATGCCAAATAATTTTTAAGGTAGCGCTACTTTAGCGTTGATGAATGATTAAGCCCCGTTACGATACGGGGTTTTTTTATGGGTGAGAGAAAACAACGCAACAATCGGGTTGAGTTATACCATTGCGTATAATATTGTGATCTGGGCTTGTGGAGGAAAAAGGATAGAGAG contains:
- a CDS encoding permease; amino-acid sequence: MLLLLSILALFLGPITYRLLKRQPGWFDLMDAFIFVTISGLVLFHILPEVLHSGGPIVLLLMAIGLLAPSWIEKYFHKAADQAHQTTLFLGVIGLVVHAAVDGSALVVEPGDHTAWLLALGVLLHRFPVGLTIWWLLRPQYGRTLPLVVLISMSAATVAGALFADHSIAHLDGELLAWFQAFVMGSIMHVVLHRPYLKSGKHSHSHGHSHETDKESESSENRYAAGIGSVLGVVVLAAVLLPHWLGYVEHNHDHGVAHEVHESHAHDEHAHESHGHDHDKHEADAHESHGHDHDEHEADEHAHESHGHDHDEHEADEHAHESHGHDHDKHEADVHESHEHDHDVHETEKHESHGHDHDEHEADAHESHGHDHDEHEADVHESHEHDHDVHETEKHESHGHDHDEHEADEHAHESHGHGHEEHEADNHEGHDHGAEEQFSSQTAQALINVSKIALYSAPMLLFAYFLSALMHYFKPKFSIMPMQGSQAFLKDSLKGVAYGLPLPVCSPSASKMHQQLLGLGANQTFATAFLIATPILGFDALLISLPLLGEQMLLLRLALAIIFAVAVAWLLGRHFKTPISSIAAHSCQGGQPSSRFISAIKQGYQHQLDHTAPWVLLGWAVAATLSTLPAWSFFDQALWLQVLVMIVIAFPFALCATGITPVIAILLMAGLSPGAAIAFFLIAPTISLELLKTLKKQQGFFAAMSLALLMTVGAFLTGLLLNQFIEVFSPSWIEHSIADYSLWQMISLAIILVLYFSSLLRRGARSFIAELVPKSFLKPHQH
- a CDS encoding glutathione S-transferase N-terminal domain-containing protein, translating into MFIIRWVLGRIILLLNFIFSPKKLKREASAQAAIDAQTSSLQLYQYQACPFCVKVRRDIRRHGLNIKTVDAKLEENKQQLKSLGGKVQVPCLRIEEAEQVTWMYESSAISEYLSKRFA
- a CDS encoding DUF1289 domain-containing protein, with protein sequence MNQIESPCVRDCCLNENDICMGCLRSLEEIKAWGQASDVRKTEIVEAIKFRKGVELKEV
- a CDS encoding DUF523 domain-containing protein, producing MKKENYQLLISACLFGERVRYDAKLNKLEHTLLQQWINEDIVLPVCPEVIGGLPTPRAPAEIMTNGTIQTVQQEDVSEAFHRGAQKTLAIALKHGIKIAILTERSPSCGSSNIYNGEFSNTLIEGQGITTQLLRNNGILVFNQFQLEEVQKHLSFSQKLP
- the nirB gene encoding nitrite reductase large subunit NirB — protein: MSKQKLVIIGNGMVGHRFIEDFVEKADLDQFEITAFCEEPRVAYDRVHLSSYFSHHTADELSLVKEGFYEKHNINVLIGERALTINRQEKVIHSQTGRAVFYDKLVMATGSYPWVPSIKGNESKDCFVYRTIEDLNAIENTARRSKNGVVVGGGLLGLEAAGALKALGVETHVIEFAPVLMAEQLDQQGGQMLRNKIESIGVNVHTGKNTQEIVVGGESARNTMKFADGTQLEVDFIVFSTGIRPQDKLAKQCGLATGRRGGITIDNNCLTTDPDIYAIGECASWNEQFFGLVAPGYNMAKVAVDNILGRDNEFTGADMSAKLKLLGVDVGSIGDANGRTPKCKSYVYLDENHSVYKRIVVSEDGKHLLGAVLVGDTESYSDLLQYKLNDIELPKHPDSLILPSHAGGEKVGLGVDALPETAQVCSCFDVKKSDIAEAVAAGHTTIGAIKSETGAGTGCGGCVPLITQVLNAELKKQGMEVKNHLCEHFEYSRQELFHLIRIEEIKTFKDLLAKYGKGYGCEVCKPTIGSILASCWGEHILTKEHNGLQDTNDIFLGNMQKDGTYSVIPRMAGGEVTPKGLAAVASVAEQYTLYTKITGAQRIGLFGAHKSDLPDIWKQLLDAGFETGQAYAKALRMVKTCVGSTWCRFGVQDSVGLGVELENRYKGLRTPHKMKFGVSGCTRECAEAQGKDVGIIATDAGWNLYVCGNGGMKPQHASLLASDLDKETLIKYLDRFMMFYVRTADKLTRTSVWLQNLEGGIEYLQQVVMEDKLGINAQLEKEMAESIENYHCEWATTLNDEQQLQRFTHFINSDAQDDNVVFTPERGQKRPAFLTEKAPIYKIDLEEA
- the nirD gene encoding nitrite reductase small subunit NirD encodes the protein MSKWIKVCELKDIFPSTGVCALVDGKQVAIFRPSDEEQVYAINNMDPFARANVLSRGVICEHQEQLWVASPLKKQRFNLVDGSCLENSEVSIEAYQARVANGHIEVKL
- a CDS encoding formate/nitrite transporter family protein, with translation MSYNKPADFVQTMIDVGEAKTKTGTRDLILRGTMAGVILSLAVVVAITAITQTGSGLVGALVFPVGFCILSLMGYDLVTGVFGLAPLAKFDNRPGITWGRVFRCWGLVGLGNLIGSLIVAYMVAVSLTMNFSIDPNAVAQKFIAVSTARTVGFENLGADGWITCFVRAIFCNLMVCLGVIGGMTSRSVAGKVVAMWLPIFIFFVLVFEHTVVNMFLFPLGMILGADFGIATWLNFNLIPTILGNIVGGLLFTCIPLYLTHAKTSASLDAK